Below is a window of Rubidibacter lacunae KORDI 51-2 DNA.
ACTCCGAACTGACTCGCGTTGGTGTAGAAACGCTGCTGGACGATCGCGACGTGCGGGCAGGCGTAAAGTTTAAAGATGCCGACCTGATTGGCATTCCCTTCCGCATCGTGACTGGGCGATCGCTCAAATCCGGCAAAGTCGAAATTGTTCGCCGCCAAACCGGAGAATCCCAGGAAATCGCCCTCGAGGACGTTGCCTCAACGGTTAAAACCTGGGTTGACGTGGAGCTCACCAACGATCTCGAGCCCGCTCCAACCGCAGATATTCGGTAGACACGGCTTACTGCGTCCCGGTTACGAGCGCGTAGCGCTGCCACTCCGAGCTATCGGGACCGAAGATATCGCCGATATGTTGATAGCAACAATCAATTGCAAAGGCTTGGAAGTCTTCCGACGCGATCGCGAACATGCGCCGAAACCCCTCCGGCGACACGCGGCAAAACGACGGGCGATCGGCGTAGATTTTACAGGTGCGATCGGCGCGATCGAAATGTACGCACCATCCATCCGTCCCTACCAGACTCCGGTATTGCGCCAGTTCTGCTGCAGTGAGATAATCGCCCAAATCCGGACGTTCCTCCGGGGAGAGATAGCAGCACGCACCGCAATGTGTCATGCATTGCCAAGTTGCCATTGCACCGGTCTCCAGTTCTGCCCGAGCAATCGATGCGATCGCGACACTAAACTTTATGAAGGTTTGTTGCGAGACTGAGAACGGTCGGATCGCGCTCGTGTAACATACTACACGGAATCAATTGCGTTCCTGCGGTCGATTAATTGGTCGGGTTGAGTACCTTTCGGGAGAGCAGATAGAATCTATGCTGAGCTTTGTGACCAGCGAGGTGTTTGTACAACTCGCATTCGTAACCCTAATTCTTGTTGCCGGTCCGGTTGTTGTTGTTATTCTCGCATTTCGCGGCGGCGA
It encodes the following:
- a CDS encoding YkgJ family cysteine cluster protein, encoding MATWQCMTHCGACCYLSPEERPDLGDYLTAAELAQYRSLVGTDGWCVHFDRADRTCKIYADRPSFCRVSPEGFRRMFAIASEDFQAFAIDCCYQHIGDIFGPDSSEWQRYALVTGTQ
- the psb30 gene encoding photosystem II reaction center protein Ycf12/Psb30; its protein translation is MLSFVTSEVFVQLAFVTLILVAGPVVVVILAFRGGDL